The Acipenser ruthenus chromosome 25, fAciRut3.2 maternal haplotype, whole genome shotgun sequence genome has a window encoding:
- the LOC117413782 gene encoding monocarboxylate transporter 2-like isoform X1 yields MPPPPASNLGYTPPDGGWGWAVVFGAFISIGFSYAFPKALTIYFKEIQEYFSISYSEIAWLSSIMLAAMYGGGPVSSILVNRYGSRPVVIAGGIMCAVAMVSASFGTNVIHLYICTGLIGGFGLAFNLQPSLTIIGKYFLKRRPIANGLAMAGSPVFLCALAPLNQFLFDTFGWRGSFFILGAMLLNCCVAGALFRPIGAPPKQIQKQTDKELNVPSKDDITKGGTAEKVNSQVVSLVAGKDQQEKQDCCQKINKFIDLSLFKHRGFLIYLVGNIIMFFGFFAPIVFLAPYAKHLGIDEYSAAFLLSILAIVDMIARPGTGLIANTKWIRPRIQYFFSFSVAFNGVCHLLCPLATGYSGLVVYAVFFGLAFGMVCALLFETLMDLVGAQRFSSAVGLVTIIECCPVLLGPPLGGALVDAFDDYKYMYYVCGAVMLFAGLFLFIMNFYNYRMLEKEEKQRQYKEVEMKNAEDLPKAEEGNIKDKDDEENGKPSIEEVDIEKHETILSQT; encoded by the exons ATGCCACCTCCACCAGCTTCAAACCTGGGATATACCCCTCCTGATGGTGGATGGGGATGGGCAGTTGTATTCGGCGCTTTCATTTCCATAGGATTTTCCTATGCTTTCCCTAAAGCTTTAACTATCTACTTCAAAGAAATCCAGGAGTACTTTTCCATCTCCTACAGTGAAATAGCCTGGCTATCTTCTATAATGTTGGCAGCTATGTATGGTGGAG gcCCTGTTAGCAGTATACTTGTAAACCGCTATGGCAGCAGGCCGGTGGTCATCGCTGGAGGAATCATGTGTGCAGTTGCAATGGTATCTGCCTCTTTTGGCACAAATGTCATTCACTTGTATATCTGCACTGGACTCATTGGAG gATTTGGCCTTGCCTTCAATCTCCAGCCATCTCTGACAATTATTGGGAAATACTTTTTGAAAAGAAGACCAATAGCTAATGGCCTCGCCATGGCAGGAAGCCCAGTGTTCCTTTGTGCCCTGGCCCCCCTAAATCAATTCCTGTTTGACACTTTTGGCTGGAGAGGCAGCTTCTTCATTCTGGGTGCCATGTTGTTAAACTGTTGCGTGGCTGGTGCTCTCTTTAGGCCTATTGGAGCACCACCTAAACAAATCCAGAAACAGACGGATAAAGAGCTTAACGTGCCCAGCAAAGACGACATCACCAAAGGAGGCACAGCTGAAAAAGTTAATTCCCAAGTTGTAAGCTTGGTGGCTGGGAAGGACCAGCAAGAAAAGCAGGACTGCTGTCAGAAGATCAATAAGTTTATAGATCTTTCACTTTTCAAACACAGGGGCTTCCTCATCTACCTTGTAGGAAACATCATCATGTTCTTTGGTTTCTTCGCACCCATTGTTTTCTTGGCACCTTATGCCAAGCACCTTGGAATCGATGAATACTCAGCTGCATTCCTGCTCTCCATTCTCGCCATTGTTGACATGATTGCCAGACCTGGCACTGGCTTGATTGCTAACACCAAATGGATAAGGCCAAGGATTcagtattttttcagtttttcagttgCATTTAATGGCGTCTGTCACCTTCTTTGCCCTTTGGCAACAGGGTATTCAGGACTGGTTGTATACGCAGTATTCTTTGGTTTGGCGTTTGGCATGGTCTGTGCCTTGCTATTTGAGACTCTTATGGACCTTGTGGGAGCACAACGCTTCTCCAGTGCTGTTGGACTTGTGACCATCATTGAGTGCTGCCCTGTTCTTCTAGGACCCCCACTTGGAG gtgCCCTTGTGGATGCTTTTGATGACTACAAGTACATGTACTATGTGTGTGGAGCTGTTATGCTGTTTGCTggcctttttctttttattatgaaCTTTTATAACTACAGGATGTTGGAAAAGGAGGAGAAGCAAAGGCAATACAAAGAGGTGGAGATGAAGAATGCAGAAGACTTGCCGAAAGCTGAAGAAGGCAATATTAAGGACAAAGATGATGAGGAAAATGGAAAACCTTCCATTGAGGAGGTAGATATCGAGAAACATGAAACAATATTGAGCCAAACCTAA
- the LOC117413782 gene encoding monocarboxylate transporter 2-like isoform X2 — MAAGRWSSLEESCVQLQWYLPLLAQMSFTCISALDSLEAQVLFSIRETHFSPKRVLMGKGFGLAFNLQPSLTIIGKYFLKRRPIANGLAMAGSPVFLCALAPLNQFLFDTFGWRGSFFILGAMLLNCCVAGALFRPIGAPPKQIQKQTDKELNVPSKDDITKGGTAEKVNSQVVSLVAGKDQQEKQDCCQKINKFIDLSLFKHRGFLIYLVGNIIMFFGFFAPIVFLAPYAKHLGIDEYSAAFLLSILAIVDMIARPGTGLIANTKWIRPRIQYFFSFSVAFNGVCHLLCPLATGYSGLVVYAVFFGLAFGMVCALLFETLMDLVGAQRFSSAVGLVTIIECCPVLLGPPLGGALVDAFDDYKYMYYVCGAVMLFAGLFLFIMNFYNYRMLEKEEKQRQYKEVEMKNAEDLPKAEEGNIKDKDDEENGKPSIEEVDIEKHETILSQT; from the exons ATGGCAGCAGGCCGGTGGTCATCGCTGGAGGAATCATGTGTGCAGTTGCAATGGTATCTGCCTCTTTTGGCACAAATGTCATTCACTTGTATATCTGCACTGGACTCATTGGAG GCCCAAGTCCTCTTTTCCATCAGGGAGACGCACTTTAGTCCAAAGCGAGTCCTCATGGGGAAAG gATTTGGCCTTGCCTTCAATCTCCAGCCATCTCTGACAATTATTGGGAAATACTTTTTGAAAAGAAGACCAATAGCTAATGGCCTCGCCATGGCAGGAAGCCCAGTGTTCCTTTGTGCCCTGGCCCCCCTAAATCAATTCCTGTTTGACACTTTTGGCTGGAGAGGCAGCTTCTTCATTCTGGGTGCCATGTTGTTAAACTGTTGCGTGGCTGGTGCTCTCTTTAGGCCTATTGGAGCACCACCTAAACAAATCCAGAAACAGACGGATAAAGAGCTTAACGTGCCCAGCAAAGACGACATCACCAAAGGAGGCACAGCTGAAAAAGTTAATTCCCAAGTTGTAAGCTTGGTGGCTGGGAAGGACCAGCAAGAAAAGCAGGACTGCTGTCAGAAGATCAATAAGTTTATAGATCTTTCACTTTTCAAACACAGGGGCTTCCTCATCTACCTTGTAGGAAACATCATCATGTTCTTTGGTTTCTTCGCACCCATTGTTTTCTTGGCACCTTATGCCAAGCACCTTGGAATCGATGAATACTCAGCTGCATTCCTGCTCTCCATTCTCGCCATTGTTGACATGATTGCCAGACCTGGCACTGGCTTGATTGCTAACACCAAATGGATAAGGCCAAGGATTcagtattttttcagtttttcagttgCATTTAATGGCGTCTGTCACCTTCTTTGCCCTTTGGCAACAGGGTATTCAGGACTGGTTGTATACGCAGTATTCTTTGGTTTGGCGTTTGGCATGGTCTGTGCCTTGCTATTTGAGACTCTTATGGACCTTGTGGGAGCACAACGCTTCTCCAGTGCTGTTGGACTTGTGACCATCATTGAGTGCTGCCCTGTTCTTCTAGGACCCCCACTTGGAG gtgCCCTTGTGGATGCTTTTGATGACTACAAGTACATGTACTATGTGTGTGGAGCTGTTATGCTGTTTGCTggcctttttctttttattatgaaCTTTTATAACTACAGGATGTTGGAAAAGGAGGAGAAGCAAAGGCAATACAAAGAGGTGGAGATGAAGAATGCAGAAGACTTGCCGAAAGCTGAAGAAGGCAATATTAAGGACAAAGATGATGAGGAAAATGGAAAACCTTCCATTGAGGAGGTAGATATCGAGAAACATGAAACAATATTGAGCCAAACCTAA
- the LOC117413712 gene encoding kelch repeat and BTB domain-containing protein 8: MAAGGDIGKLLQVQNGIPANTNCNGMDPLHACNILQQLKSMYEEEQLTDIVVEVDHGKTFSCHRNVLAAISPYFRSMFTSGLTESTQKEVRIVGVEAESMHLVLDYAYTSKVTLSETNVQALFTAASIFQIPPLQDQCAQFMVSRLDPQNCTGVFMFADAYGHQELKDKSRDYIRKKFLCVVKEQEFLHLTKEQLVGILNSDDLNVEKEEHVYDSIIHWLENDREKREMHLSEVFAKCIRLPLLEEAFLKKIPPNFAQALAMDWMDKGKSSGTNGCTQRLGMTASEMVMCFDAAHKHSGKKQTVPCLDTVTGKVFKLCKPPNDLREVGILVSSENDIYIAGGYRPSNSEVSIDHRAESDFWMYEHAGNRWLPKSPLLRARIGCKLVHCCAKLYALGGRVYEGDGRNALKSVECYDTRDNCWTAVSPMPVAMEFHSAVEYKDHIYVLQGEYFFCYDPHKDYWGHLPPMTVPRTQGLAALYKNSIYYIAGICRNHQRTFTVETYDIEQNAWTRKKDLPFDQAASPYIKLIILHDQLHLFVRATQVTVEEHVFRTSRKNSLYQYDEDSDQWRKVYETPDRLWDLGRHFECIVAKLYPQCLQKVI, from the exons ATGGCTGCTGGAGGAG atataGGTAAGCTTTTACAAGTACAGAATGGGATTCCTGCAAACACAAACTGCAATGGGATGGACCCACTTCATGCTTGTAACATTCTCCAGCAGCTTAAGTCTATGTACGAAGAGGAACAGCTGACAGATATTGTGGTAGAAGTGGATCATGGAAAAACATTCTCTTGTCACAGAAATGTTCTTGCTGCAATTAGTCCTTATTTCAG GTCTATGTTCACTAGTGGCCTTACTGAAAGCACCCAGAAAGAAGTCAGGATTGTTGGAGTTGAGGCAGAATCGATGCATCTTGTTCTAGACTATGCATATACCTCCAAGGTCACACTGTCAGAGACAAATGTCCAGGCTCTGTTTACGGCAGCTAGCATCTTCCAAATACCACCCCTGCAGGATCAGTGTGCCCAGTTCATGGTTAGTCGTTTGGATCCCCAGAATTGCACTGGGGTCTTTATGTTTGCGGATGCTTATGGTCATCAGGAACTCAAAGACAAGTCACGAGATTACATCCGAAAAAAGTTCCTATGTGTCGTCAAAGAACAAGAGTTCCTTCACTTGACTAAAGAGCAGCTAGTCGGCATACTTAACAGTGATGACCTTAATGTTGAGAAGGAAGAACATGTATACGATAGCATTATCCACTGGCTTGAGAATGACCGAGAGAAAAGGGAGATGCACCTTTCAGAGGTGTTCGCCAAATGTATTCGCCTACCTCTATTGGAAGAGGCATTTCTAAAGAAAATTCCTCCCAACTTTGCACAGGCTTTGGCAATGGACTGGATGGACAAAGGGAAGTCTAGTGGTACCAACGGCTGTACACAAAGGCTGGGGATGACTGCTTCTGAAATGGTAATGTGTTTTGACGCAGCACATAAACACTCAGGAAAGAAACAAACAGTGCCTTGTCTAGATACCGTCACAGGGAAAGTGTTCAAGCTATGCAAACCACCGAATGACTTGAGAGAAGTTGGGATTTTGGTATCCTCTGAAAACGACATTTATATTGCAGGGGGTTACAGGCCAAGCAATAGCGAGGTCTCTATAGACCACAGAGCAGAGAGTGACTTCTGGATGTATGAACACGCAGGTAATCGGTGGTTGCCCAAGAGTCCCCTGTTGCGAGCACGAATCGGGTGCAAGCTGGTTCATTGCTGTGCTAAGCTTTATGCTCTTGGGGGTCGTGTTTATGAAGGAGATGGTCGCAATGCACTCAAATCTGTGGAGTGCTATGATACTCGAGACAACTGTTGGACAGCTGTTAGCCCAATGCCGGTTGCAATGGAGTTCCACAGTGCTGTTGAATATAAGGATCATATCTATGTTTTACAAG ggGAATACTTCTTTTGTTATGACCCACATAAAGACTACTGGGGTCACCTGCCTCCCATGACTGTGCCTCGAACCCAAGGACTTGCTGCGCTGTACAAGAATTCCATCTACTACATAGCAGGAATTTGTAGAAATCATCAACGCACTTTCACGGTGGAAACGTATGACATTGAGCAGAACGCTTGGACTCGAAAGAAAGACCTGCCATTTGACCAGGCTGCTAGCCCATATATTAAACTGATAATTCTTCATGACCAATTGCATTTGTTTGTGAGGGCTACCCAGGTGACTGTGGAGGAGCATGTTTTTCGAACCAGTCGAAAGAACTCCCTGTATCAGTATGATGAAGACTCAGACCAGTGGAGAAAAGTGTATGAAACTCCCGACAGGCTTTGGGATCTTGGCCGCCATTTTGAATGCATTGTTGCCAAACTCTATCCACAGTGTCTTCAGAAAGTTATTTGA